The DNA sequence CGGCACTATCCGCGTCGCTGTCCGACCTTCTCCTGGATCTCAGGCAGTCCGGCGGCGGCCCGCTGTACGTCCTCGGGGAAGTCGGACATCTCCTGGACCTGGCGGATCTCGATCACCTCGTTCTCCGCCGCGGGGCAGCGCTTCGCCCACTCGATCGCCTCTTCCTTCGAGCGCACGTCGATCATCCAGTAGCCGCCCAGGACCTCCTTGGCCTCGGCGTACGGACCGTCCGTGACCTTGGGCTTGCCGCCCGCGAAGGACACCCGCGCACCGGACGAGAGGGGATGGAGCCCGTCGAGCGCGAGGAGCACGCCCGCCTTCTGGAGCGACTCGTTGTACTTCATCATCGCCTCGACGCGATCGACCGGCAGCTCGAGCTTCGGTGGCGCCGACTCGTAGCCCTTCGGAATCATCAGCATCATGAAGCGCATCTCGTGTCTCCTTTCCGAGCCCGTCGTGGGGACGGCCCGATCATGCCGGGGGTTCGCGTACGCTA is a window from the Candidatus Eisenbacteria bacterium genome containing:
- a CDS encoding YciI family protein is translated as MRFMMLMIPKGYESAPPKLELPVDRVEAMMKYNESLQKAGVLLALDGLHPLSSGARVSFAGGKPKVTDGPYAEAKEVLGGYWMIDVRSKEEAIEWAKRCPAAENEVIEIRQVQEMSDFPEDVQRAAAGLPEIQEKVGQRRG